A genomic window from Nitrospiria bacterium includes:
- a CDS encoding LOG family protein has product MSEHNKQDPPSGTGVPRPVHPHKRREPLPVEKPKPPEANGGAQQQIEAIFASSSYRMADQDVDFLNLNTTRGVRLQLDYLKAETLLVQHNIPHTIVVFGSTRIPEPEEARKNVRELRDVMARSPNDGSLQRKLAVAERLLAKSHYYDVARSFGRLVGESGGGPEDTRVVLMTGGGPGMMEAANRGAFDVGAKTIGLNISLPHEQYPNPYITPELCFLFHYFGIRKLHFLLRAKALVAFPGGYGTLDELFETLTLIQTRTIQPLPVVLVGRSFWKKAFDARFLLEEGVIDSEDEELFWYAETAEEVWEGILVWHKANGTPLFQA; this is encoded by the coding sequence ATGAGCGAACACAACAAACAGGATCCTCCATCGGGAACAGGGGTTCCCCGGCCGGTTCACCCTCACAAGCGGCGAGAACCCTTACCCGTGGAAAAACCCAAACCTCCTGAGGCCAACGGGGGTGCTCAACAGCAGATAGAGGCCATCTTCGCCAGCTCCAGCTATCGGATGGCGGACCAGGACGTGGATTTTTTGAATTTGAATACAACCCGGGGGGTGCGGCTCCAGCTCGATTATCTGAAAGCCGAAACCCTTTTGGTCCAACACAATATCCCGCATACCATTGTGGTTTTCGGAAGCACACGCATTCCCGAGCCGGAAGAGGCCCGAAAAAACGTCCGGGAACTTCGGGATGTCATGGCCCGATCCCCGAATGATGGGTCGCTGCAACGGAAATTGGCGGTTGCGGAAAGGCTTCTGGCCAAGAGCCATTACTACGATGTAGCCCGGAGCTTCGGCCGCCTGGTGGGGGAGTCTGGTGGGGGGCCCGAAGACACACGGGTGGTTCTAATGACTGGGGGCGGTCCGGGGATGATGGAGGCCGCCAACCGGGGGGCCTTCGATGTGGGCGCCAAGACCATTGGGTTGAATATTTCCCTTCCCCATGAGCAGTATCCGAATCCGTATATCACTCCGGAACTGTGTTTCCTTTTTCACTATTTCGGGATTCGAAAACTGCACTTTCTATTGCGGGCGAAGGCCCTGGTGGCTTTTCCTGGGGGATATGGAACCCTTGACGAATTGTTCGAGACCCTGACACTGATCCAGACCCGGACGATCCAGCCCCTTCCTGTGGTTTTGGTGGGCCGGTCTTTCTGGAAGAAAGCTTTTGACGCTCGGTTCCTGCTGGAAGAAGGGGTGATCGACTCGGAGGACGAGGAACTGTTTTGGTATGCGGAGACCGCGGAGGAG